One part of the Panthera leo isolate Ple1 chromosome D4, P.leo_Ple1_pat1.1, whole genome shotgun sequence genome encodes these proteins:
- the CD4H9orf24 gene encoding spermatid-specific manchette-related protein 1 isoform X4, with amino-acid sequence METAVRGMPLQCPPKPERLNAYEREVVVNMLNSLSRNQRLPQITPRCGCVDTLPGRLPFQGYESSCSGCHYCLRGMDYYVTRAPCTERCHRPLCAEQPTVRGVSPCEHRPGMQCAVITPPPSYYPCPNLRWDTSHFKKTGGPQRNNYVIHPEFVSETYPDCHCW; translated from the exons ATGGAGACAGCTGTTCGAGGAATGCCCTTGCAGTGCCCTCCTAAGCCGGAACGACTCAATGCCTACG AGCGTGAGGTGGTGGTGAATATGTTGAACTCGCTGTCACGGAACCAGCGGCTGCCGCAGATCACTCCCCGTTGCGGGTGCGTGGACACGCTGCCGGGCCGCCTGCCCTTCCAGGGTTATGAAAGCTCTTGCTCAGGCTGCCACTACTGTCTACGCGGGATGGACTACTACGTGACCAGAGCACCCTGCACGGAACGCTGCCACCGGCCTTTGTGCGCAGAGCAGCCGACTGTAAG GGGTGTATCACCCTGCGAGCACCGGCCCGGAATGCAATGTGCTGTTATAACTCCCCCGCCGTCATACTACCCTTGTCCGAACCTTAG ATGGGACACAAGTCACTTCAAGAAGACTGGTGGCCCCCAAAGAAACAACTATGTCATCCACCCTGAGTTTGTGTCTGAAACCTATCCTGATTGCCACTGCTGGTAG
- the MYORG gene encoding myogenesis-regulating glycosidase, translated as MPQNPQEKSQAYPRRRPGSHTDHKSPKATAGAAMYTFLPDNFSPAKPKPSKELKPLLGSAVLGLLLVLAAVVAWCYYSASLRKAERLRAELLDLNRGGFSIRNQKGEQVFRLAFRSGMLDLDSCSRDGALLGCSRTADGRPLHFFIQTVRPKDTVMCYRVRWEEAAPGRAVEHAMFLGDAAAHWYGGAEMRTQHWPIRLDGQQEPQPFVTSDVYSSDAAFGGILERYWLSSRAAAIKVNDSVPFHLGWNSTERSLRLQARYHDTPYKPPAGRSAAPELSYRVCVGSDVTSIHKYMVRRYFNKPSRVPAPEAFRDPIWSTWVLYGRAVNQDKVQRFAQQIRQHRFNSSHLEIDDMYTPAYGDFDFDEAKFPNATDMFRRLRDAGFRVTLWVHPFVNYNSSCFGEGVERELFVREPTGRLPALVRWWNGIGAVLDFTRPEARDWFQGHLRRLRSRYAVASFKFDAGEVSYLPRDFSTYRPLSDPSIWSRRYTEMALPFFSLAEVRVGYQSQNISCFFRLVDRDSVWGYDLGLRSLIPAVLTVSMLGYPFILPDMVGGNAVSERTVGGSEVPERELYVRWLEVAAFMPAMQFSVPPWQYDAEVVAIAHKFAALRASLVAPLLLELAGEVTDTGDPIVRPLWWIAPGDETAHRIDSQFLIGDTLLVAPVLEPGKQERDVYLPAGKWRSYKGELFDKTPVLLTDYPVDLDEVAYFIWAS; from the coding sequence ATGCCCCAGAACCCTCAGGAGAAGAGCCAAGCCTATCCCCGCCGCCGCCCTGGGAGCCACACAGACCATAAGAGTCCCAAGGCCACCGCAGGCGCAGCTATGTACACCTTCTTGCCTGATAACTTCTCGCCTGCCAAGCCCAAGCCGTCCAAAGAGCTGAAACCACTGCTAGGCTCTGCGGTGCTGGGGCTGCTGCTGGTGTTGGCGGCAGTGGTGGCCTGGTGCTACTACAGTGCCTCTTTACGCAAAGCAGAACGCCTGCGTGCGGAGCTGCTGGACCTCAATCGAGGCGGCTTCTCCATCCGCAACCAGAAGGGTGAGCAAGTCTTCCGACTGGCCTTCCGCTCAGGCATGCTGGACCTTGACTCCTGCAGCCGCGACGGTGCCCTGCTCGGCTGTTCTCGCACAGCAGATGGGCGCCCGCTGCACTTCTTTATCCAGACTGTAAGGCCCAAGGACACGGTCATGTGCTACCGTGTGCGCTGGGAGGAGGCAGCTCCAGGGCGCGCGGTGGAACACGCCATGTTCCTGGGCGATGCAGCGGCACACTGGTACGGCGGTGCTGAGATGAGGACCCAGCACTGGCCTATCCGCCTGGATGGCCAGCAGGAGCCACAGCCCTTCGTCACCAGTGATGTCTACTCCTCTGACGCCGCATTCGGAGGCATCCTCGAACGTTACTGGCTGTCATCGCGTGCGGCTGCCATCAAAGTCAACGACTCAGTGCCCTTCCACCTGGGCTGGAACAGCACCGAACGCTCGCTGCGGCTGCAGGCCCGCTACCATGACACGCCCTACAAGCCACCTGCTGGCCGCTCCGCAGCACCAGAGCTCAGCTACCGTGTGTGTGTCGGCTCTGATGTTACTTCAATCCACAAATACATGGTTCGACGCTATTTCAACAAACCGTCAAGGGTGCCAGCACCCGAGGCCTTCAGGGACCCCATCTGGTCCACGTGGGTGCTGTATGGGCGTGCCGTGAACCAGGACAAAGTGCAACGTTTCGCCCAGCAGATCCGCCAGCACCGATTCAACAGCAGCCACCTGGAAATAGATGACATGTACACACCTGCCTATGGAGACTTCGACTTCGACGAGGCCAAGTTCCCCAATGCCACTGACATGTTTCGCCGTCTGCGTGACGCCGGCTTTCGCGTCACGCTCTGGGTTCACCCGTTTGTGAACTACAACTCATCGTGCTTTGGTGAGGGTGTAGAACGCGAGCTGTTCGTACGCGAACCCACTGGCCGGCTGCCCGCGCTTGTGCGCTGGTGGAATGGCATCGGCGCGGTGCTGGACTTCACACGCCCAGAGGCTCGTGACTGGTTCCAGGGACACCTGCGGCGGCTGCGCTCCCGCTATGCTGTGGCTTCCTTCAAGTTTGATGCAGGAGAGGTCAGCTATTTGCCACGGGACTTTAGCACCTACAGGCCGCTGTCAGACCCCAGCATATGGAGCCGACGCTACACTGAAATGGCGCTGCCCTTCTTCTCTCTGGCAGAGGTTCGCGTGGGCTACCAGTCACAGAACATCTCGTGCTTCTTCCGTCTAGTGGACCGCGACTCGGTGTGGGGCTATGATCTGGGGCTGCGCTCGCTCATCCCCGCGGTGCTCACCGTCAGCATGCTGGGCTACCCATTCATCCTGCCTGATATGGTGGGTGGAAATGCAGTGTCTGAGCGCACAGTGGGTGGTAGCGAAGTGCCAGAGCGTGAGCTATATGTTCGCTGGCTGGAGGTGGCCGCCTTCATGCCCGCTATGCAGTTCTCAGTCCCACCTTGGCAATATGACGCCGAAGTGGTGGCTATCGCGCACAAGTTTGCAGCGCTTAGGGCCTCACTCGTAGCGCCGCTATTGCTTGAGCTGGCTGGTGAGGTCACCGACACAGGTGACCCCATCGTGCGCCCCCTCTGGTGGATTGCGCCAGGCGATGAGACAGCACACCGCATCGACTCGCAGTTCCTTATCGGAGACACGCTGCTGGTGGCTCCAGTACTGGAGCCAGGCAAGCAGGAGCGAGATGTCTACCTGCCTGCAGGCAAGTGGCGCAGCTATAAGGGCGAGCTTTTTGACAAAACCCCAGTGCTGCTTACTGATTACCCCGTGGACCTGGATGAGGTTGCCTACTTCATCTGGGCATCCTGA